The genomic region ACCTCAACAAGACGCTGGCGTCACTCGACGAAGCGTCCAACGCCATCAAAGGGATCGTACGTTCAGGCCGCAAGGTGATGTTCGTCGCCACGAAAAAACAGGCACAGGAGATTGTAGCTGACGAAGCACGCCGCCTGAAAATGCCGTACGTGACCGATCGCTGGCTCGGTGGTATGCTGACCAACTTCGCCACCATCCGCAAGTCGCTGAAGAAACTTCAGGGCCTGGAGAAGATGCTGAAGGAAGAAACGACGGTGAAAAACCTCGCCAAGCGGGAGCGCCTGACGATCAGCCGTGACAAAGAGAAAATGGAGCGTGTACTGGGCGGTATTGCCGACCTGACCCGCCTGCCGGCTGCTATGTTTGTGGTGGACGTGAAGCGCGAACACATTGCGGTTTCCGAAGCCAAGCGGCTTGGTATCCCCGTGTTTGCCATGTGCGACACCAACTCTAACCCGGACGCAGTAGATTTCCCGATCCCGGCAAACGACGATGCCTACAAATCCATCCGCCTCATTACGCTGGCGATTGGTAAGGCCATCGAAGAAGGTCTGGCAGAACGCAAGCAGGACAAGGACGACCAGCGTTTGCAGGAAGAGGAAGAAGCGAAGCGCGCCGTTGACGAAGCCGTCGAAGCTCCCGTAGCCGAAGGTGCCGAGTCAACTCCTTCCCTGGCCGTTTCGCCGGAAGAAGACCGGAACGACCAATAATTTTCCAAGCGACCGTAATGAGTTGCTAAGCTGATAATCAAGGACTAGCCCGTAGCTTAGCTATGGGCTATCCTGTTTAAAGGTTTAGAGTTTATGGTTTGGAGTTGTCCGGCCGCTGTGCCTGAACTGTAAACCATAAACTCTAAGCTTTAAACCATAAACTTTGAATTAGAAACACTACCAACAATGGCAATCACTGCACAAGACGTTAACAGACTCCGCCAGGAAACCGGCGCCGGCATGATGGACTGTAAAAAAGCCCTGACCGAAGCCAATGGTGATTTTGAAGCAGCCAAAGATATTCTGCGCAAGCAGGGTCAGAAAATCGCCAGCAAACGCGCTGACAATACCACGTCGGAAGGAATCGTGCTGACCCAGGTGAGCGAAGACGGCACCACGGGCCGCGTCGTTGCCCTGGCCTGCGAAACCGAGCCGGTTTCAAAAGTAGCCGACTTCCAGAACCTCGCCCAGGCGGTTCTGACGGCGGCCGTTTCGACCAACGCCGCTTCGAAAGAAGACCTGCTGGCCGTAGCCCAGGCCGATGGCCGCTCCCTGCAGGATCACATCACCGACCTGATGGGTAAAATCGGCGAGAAAATTGACGTGATCTCCTACGAAACCGTAACGGCGGACAAAGTCGTGGCCTACAACCACTCCAACGGCAAACTGGGCGTACTGGTCGGCCTGACGAGCACCAACGGCACCGACGTGACCGAGGTGGGTAAGGACATCGCCATGCAGATCGCTGCCATGAAGCCGATCGCTCTGGACAAGGACGGCGTTGACGCTTCCATCGTTGAGCGCGAAATCGAAATCGGTAAAGAGCAGGCCCGCGCCGAAGGCAAGCCGGAAGCCATGCTGGAAAAAATTGCCATGGGCAAACTGCAGAAGTTCTACAAAGAAAGTACGCTGCTGAACCAGGAATTCGTAAAAGATTCGTCGCTGACGATCGCCCAGCTGCTGGAGAAAACCAGCAAGGGCCTGAAGGTGTCTTCCTTCAAGCGCGTAGCCATCGGCGGCTAATCTTTTTGCCGGATACTCAAAAATGCCCCGTCTCTGGAAAGAGACGGGGCATTTTTATTTATGATAAGAATTTCATACTGTTATATTTGTTGTACAATCACTGGGTTAACGATTCGTAAAATGCATTGCCGGTACGCCCCCGGACGGGAACCAATCAGGGCAGGTTACTTTTTTGCCGCAACTACTTCTTACATGCATGGTAAGCAAATCCATTGACAGTAAGCGAATGTCGGATGAGGAGTTGGTCAGCCTGTACATGAGTACGCAGAACAACTATTATTTTGACCGCCTTTACGAACGATACAGCAACAAAGTCTACCGGAAGTGCCTGACCTTCACGAAGGATAAAGCCAGGGCGGAAGATTTCACGCATGACATTTTTCTGCGGCTCATCATGCGGCTGGGCAGTTACCGGGGGCAGTCCCAGTTTTCGGTCTGGCTGTATTCCATTACGTACAACTACTGCAC from Tellurirhabdus rosea harbors:
- the rpsB gene encoding 30S ribosomal protein S2 gives rise to the protein MAQVEYKDLLDAGVHFGHLTRKWDPRMAPYIFMEKNGIHIIDLNKTLASLDEASNAIKGIVRSGRKVMFVATKKQAQEIVADEARRLKMPYVTDRWLGGMLTNFATIRKSLKKLQGLEKMLKEETTVKNLAKRERLTISRDKEKMERVLGGIADLTRLPAAMFVVDVKREHIAVSEAKRLGIPVFAMCDTNSNPDAVDFPIPANDDAYKSIRLITLAIGKAIEEGLAERKQDKDDQRLQEEEEAKRAVDEAVEAPVAEGAESTPSLAVSPEEDRNDQ
- the tsf gene encoding translation elongation factor Ts: MAITAQDVNRLRQETGAGMMDCKKALTEANGDFEAAKDILRKQGQKIASKRADNTTSEGIVLTQVSEDGTTGRVVALACETEPVSKVADFQNLAQAVLTAAVSTNAASKEDLLAVAQADGRSLQDHITDLMGKIGEKIDVISYETVTADKVVAYNHSNGKLGVLVGLTSTNGTDVTEVGKDIAMQIAAMKPIALDKDGVDASIVEREIEIGKEQARAEGKPEAMLEKIAMGKLQKFYKESTLLNQEFVKDSSLTIAQLLEKTSKGLKVSSFKRVAIGG